Proteins from a genomic interval of Oncorhynchus kisutch isolate 150728-3 linkage group LG28, Okis_V2, whole genome shotgun sequence:
- the LOC109873149 gene encoding olfactory receptor 146-like, with protein sequence MENHTFSMDLLKLEGVKVIYQSTYPAFILLLIIYIFTMVANIGLTVLICMERSLHHPMYILLCNMSFNDALSITTIIPRVLFDILTPRSDRYITYNECFTQAFLGHWFGSNFHTILMIMAFDRYLAICNPLRYATIMNTKMLVKLCVFAWVVSLVFVAVLLGLTLRLSRCRSEIINPWCDNASLFKLSCESVLINNIYGLFFTTIFFIASMGSVALTYIRITMVCVRSKSKSLNSKALHTCFTHLAVYLIMLMTGFIIVFLHRYPEWSDHRKLASIMFYVVPPALNPIIYGLQSKDIRKLVVNISHCKKVSP encoded by the coding sequence ATGGAGAACCACACATTCAGCATGGACCTTCTCAAGCTAGAGGGGGTTAAAGTCATCTATCAGTCCACCTACCCTGCCTTCATACTCCTCCTTATCATCTACATCTTCACAATGGTGGCCAACATCGGCCTCACAGTGCTAATCTGCATGGAAAGGAGCCTGCACCACCCCATGTACATCCTCCTTTGCAACATGTCTTTCAACGATGCTCTCAGTATCACCACCATCATACCTCGAGTGCTGTTCGACATTTTAACACCTAGAtcagacagatatattacctacaATGAGTGTTTCACCCAAGCATTTTTGGGTCACTGGTTTGGTTCAAACTTTCATACGATACTGATGATCATGGCTTTTGACAGGTATTTGGCCATCTGCAACCCTCTGCGATACGCCACCATCATGAACACCAAAATGCTGgtgaagctgtgtgtgtttgcctgggtGGTGTCCCTTGTCTTTGTGGCTGTCCTCCTGGGCCTCACCCTCCGCTTGTCACGCTGCAGGTCGGAAATCATCAACCCTTGGTGTGACAATGCCTCATTATTCAAGCTCTCCTGTGAGAGTGTGCTTATAAATAACATTTATGGACTATTTTTCACCACTATCTTCTTCATCGCCTCCATGGGGAGTGTGGCTCTGACATACATTAGAATCACCATGGTGTGTGTGAGGAGTAAGAGCAAGTCGCTAAACAGCAAAGCTCTGCACACCTGTTTCACACACCTGGCTGTATACCTCATTATGCTGATGACAGGTTTCATCATTGTCTTTCTTCATCGCTACCCTGAGTGGTCAGACCACAGGAAACTTGCATCAATTATGTTTTATGTGGTTCCTCCTGCACTGAACCCCATTATCTATGGGCTGCAGTCCAAAGACATTCGCAAACTAGTTGTAAATATCTCCCATTGCAAGAAAGTTTCACCATGA